One window of the Rosa rugosa chromosome 3, drRosRugo1.1, whole genome shotgun sequence genome contains the following:
- the LOC133739448 gene encoding uncharacterized protein At2g39795, mitochondrial isoform X1 has product MARLIRIAQTTLRNCSSCSPKTLINGHPNPPLLQMHNRPYASEALSTSPLTANILRILRTEIEYQSESAPPHQPPAKFNSFAVEDRPGEQWITMRRKFGDTEEIKIEVTMFDGYESVPKTGDDGSGEDLRLHISVLVDISKGDASNDLEFLCSAWPDRLEVQKVYVLHRGRMPAKPYLGPDFRDVNEEIQKKLRGYLDARGVNDGLSLFLHQYMMNKDRIELIRWLGNLKLAVEK; this is encoded by the exons ATGGCTCGTTTAATCCGAATTGCTCAAACTACGCTTCGGAattgttcttcttgttcacCCAAAACCCTAATTAATGGCCACCCAAATCCTCCTCTGCTGCAAATGCACAACAGACCTTACGCTTCTGAGGCACTCTCCACATCGCCCTTGACTGCCAACATCCTTAGAATCCTGCGCACTGAAATCGAGTACCAGTCAGAGTCTGCTCCTCCTCATCAG CCTCCTGCAAAGTTCAATTCTTTTGCGGTGGAAGATCGGCCCGGGGAGCAGTGGATTACAATGAGACGCAAATTTGGAGATACTGAAGAGATTAAGATTGAAGTTACTATGTTTGATGGGTATGAATCTGTTCCCAAGACTGGAGATGACGGCTCTGGGGAAGATTTGCGTCTTCACATTAGTGTGCTTGTTGATATTTCCAAGGGTGACGCCTCCAATGATCTCGAGTTCCTGTGCTCGGCCTGGCCGGACCGTTTGGAGGTTCAGAAAGTTTATGTTCTTCACCGTGGTAGAATGCCGGCGAAGCCTTATTTGGGACCCGATTTCAG GGATGTGAATGAGGAGATTCAAAAGAAGCTTCGTGGTTATTTAGATGCAAGGGGAGTAAATGATGGgctttctttgttcttgcatcaGTATATGATGAACAAGGATAGAATAGAACTTATCCGATGGTTGGGGAATCTCAAGTTGGCTGTGGAGAAATAG
- the LOC133738303 gene encoding deSI-like protein At4g17486 yields MLCRMVLVPKKKKTGKVPVYLNVYDLTPINGYAYWLGLGVYHSGVQVHGVEYAFGAHDHATTGIFEVEPKKCPGFVFRKSILIGRTDLGPKEVRAFMEKLAEDYSGNTYHLITKNCNHFCNDVCLRLTERPIPRWVNRLARLGLFCNCVLPAGLNETRVRQVRSDGGIYGDKKKLRSHSSNSAPGSGGRSSRQRHCLPPSSSLIHSTSTPALTVKL; encoded by the exons atgctGTGTAGAATGGTATTGGtgcccaagaagaagaagactggcAAAGTTCCGGTGTATCTCAATGTCTACGATCTCACACCAATCAATGGCTACGCCTATTGGCTTGGCCTTGGTGTCTACCATTCCGGCGTGCAAG TACATGGCGTTGAATATGCTTTTGGAGCGCATGACCATGCAACAACTGGGATTTTTGAAGTTGAACCAAAGAAATGCCCTGGTTTTGTATTCCGAAAATCCATTCTGATAGGAAGAACAGATTTAGGTCCCAAAGAGGTCCGTGCATTCATGGAGAAACTCGCAGAAGACTACTCTGGAAACACATACCACCTCATCACCAAGAATTGCAACCACTTCTGTAATGATGTGTGCCTCAGATTGACAGAGAGGCCTATTCCTCGTTGGGTTAACCGTCTTGCTCGACTCG GTTTATTCTGCAATTGTGTTCTTCCGGCTGGCCTGAACGAAACTAGGGTTCGGCAAGTAAGATCAGATGGGGGGATTTATGGAGATAAGAAGAAATTGAGAAGCCATTCAAGTAATAGTGCACCCGGTTCTGGAGGCAGAAGTTCTAGACAAAGACATTGTCTTCCGCCATCTTCATCGTTGATCCATTCTACCTCAACCCCAGCTTTGACTGTAA
- the LOC133739448 gene encoding uncharacterized protein At2g39795, mitochondrial isoform X2 gives MARLIRIAQTTLRNCSSCSPKTLINGHPNPPLLQMHNRPYASEALSTSPLTANILRILRTEIEYQSESAPPHQFNSFAVEDRPGEQWITMRRKFGDTEEIKIEVTMFDGYESVPKTGDDGSGEDLRLHISVLVDISKGDASNDLEFLCSAWPDRLEVQKVYVLHRGRMPAKPYLGPDFRDVNEEIQKKLRGYLDARGVNDGLSLFLHQYMMNKDRIELIRWLGNLKLAVEK, from the exons ATGGCTCGTTTAATCCGAATTGCTCAAACTACGCTTCGGAattgttcttcttgttcacCCAAAACCCTAATTAATGGCCACCCAAATCCTCCTCTGCTGCAAATGCACAACAGACCTTACGCTTCTGAGGCACTCTCCACATCGCCCTTGACTGCCAACATCCTTAGAATCCTGCGCACTGAAATCGAGTACCAGTCAGAGTCTGCTCCTCCTCATCAG TTCAATTCTTTTGCGGTGGAAGATCGGCCCGGGGAGCAGTGGATTACAATGAGACGCAAATTTGGAGATACTGAAGAGATTAAGATTGAAGTTACTATGTTTGATGGGTATGAATCTGTTCCCAAGACTGGAGATGACGGCTCTGGGGAAGATTTGCGTCTTCACATTAGTGTGCTTGTTGATATTTCCAAGGGTGACGCCTCCAATGATCTCGAGTTCCTGTGCTCGGCCTGGCCGGACCGTTTGGAGGTTCAGAAAGTTTATGTTCTTCACCGTGGTAGAATGCCGGCGAAGCCTTATTTGGGACCCGATTTCAG GGATGTGAATGAGGAGATTCAAAAGAAGCTTCGTGGTTATTTAGATGCAAGGGGAGTAAATGATGGgctttctttgttcttgcatcaGTATATGATGAACAAGGATAGAATAGAACTTATCCGATGGTTGGGGAATCTCAAGTTGGCTGTGGAGAAATAG